GTGGCTCCAGCCCGCACCGGGGGCGAACGAGAAAGAGTACAGCGAGGTCGGAACGTCGCAGGCGCATCCCGGGTAGGTGTTGTCCCGCCAGGTGCCGCCGACCGACGGCGCCCGCTCGATCACGAGGACGTCGGCGTCCGGCCAGGTGTGCAGCATCCGCGCGGCCAAGCCGATGCCCGCGAACCCCGCCCCGACGACCAGGGTGTGTACGTGCCCCGGAAGCTCCACCGTCATCCTCCCAGTCCCATTCACCGCTGCCCCATCCACCACTCACGTATCCGAGCACCCGATGTTCACGGGTGCATGCACCGTACGTCGCGGACCGATTCACCCGCCACGGGTGACGCAGTTCCGGCCGCCCACCCCTAGCGTCGGCGACGTGAACTCCGAAACCGAGAACGGCGCCGTCAAGGTCGTCGCGATCGTCGCCCTGGTGGCGCTGATCCTGACCACCGCACCGGTCGTCATCGCCCTGTTCCTGTAATCCGCACGGCCGGGAACTCCCGTTCCGAAGGCCCGCACCGAAAGGCTGATCCGTGGTGGAAGACAAGACTCCCGGGGGCTGGGGCGTGTTCGCCGCGCTGCTGCTGCTCATGAACGGCACGTTCACGGCGATCCAGGGAATCGTCGCCCTCGCCGCCCCGGAACGGCTGTTCGCCGGCGAGCACACGCTCGTGGTACTCGACTACGACCGGTGGGGCTGGGTCCTGCTGATCTGGGGGGTCCTCCTCGCCGTTGCCGGCGGCGCCCTTCTCGCCGGAGCGACGTGGGCGCGGGTGTTCGGCGTCGTGGTGGCGTTCGTGAACGCGGTCGGCCAGCTCACCTGGATCGGCACCCAGCCGTGGCTGTCGCTGCTGCTGATCGCCCTGAACATCGGGGTCATCTGGGGCCTCACCGCCGGCTGGCCCGAACACCGCAGGCACGCAGCGCCTACCCCACCCGCCCCGCATACCCCCTGACCCCTCCCTCCCCCTCCCTCCCCCCCGGTGGGTGAAGGTGGCCTTCGCCTCGTCAGATCGGGCAAAGGGTCCCTTCACCCTGGGGCGGGGGCTCACTGCGTAGCGGTAGCGGGCGGATCACTCGGCGGGGAGGGATCCGGCGGGGCGGGGGTGTCGCCGCGTGGGCGACGGATCAGGCCGATCAGCCAGGACCCGAGCACCACGAGCACGCCCACCGAGAATGCGAGCCACATGTCGAAGACGAGCGGGCCGGTGAGAACGTCCACGGCGGCGGTCGCGACCTCGGGGCGCACGACGTCCTCCGACAGGTCGTGAAGGTACACCGCACGGGCGAGCGCACCGACCGCGATCACCGTCGCCGTCCCCGCTGCCACCGCGAATCCGACCAGGCCGACGGCCCTGCGCCGCGAGCCGCGCGGCGCGAACAGAACCGCCCCGAGGACCACGACCGCCGCGACCCCGGCGAGGAACGGCGCAGCCGCGTCGAGCAGCCGGACCGCATCCTGTGCCTGTGCCAGTTCGAGAGCGCGGAAGAGCACGACCGTGGCGTCCCCGTCCGGGAGCGGCACGGCGACGAATCCCCGTTCGGCGAGCGCCTCCCGAGCCTCGTCGACGACGTCGTCGAGCGGCACGGTGACCGCACCCTCCGGGTCGATCCGTACCACGGTGGTGTCGCCGGTCAGCAGGGCGAACAACGACTCGTGCGCGACGCGATTGGCACGCCACCACAGGTCCCCGAAACGATCGCTGCCCACGAGCGTTCCGACCACCTCGCGAACGACGGGCTCGGGCACCCTGGCCTGATCCGCCGCGACGATCCGCGCCGTCACCCGATCGGTGACCGCGTCCTGGATCGCCGGATCCTCGGCGAGCTCGGACACGGTCCGTACGTACCGGTCGGTGTCCAGCACCACCCCGCGCACGTACTCGGCGACGATCGCGGCCGGAACGAGGACGGCCACGAGCACCGTGAGCACCCCAGAGACCGCCCGGCGCAATGTTGTGCCCACACCGGGGAGCCTACCGACGCGGGCTGTCAGCCGACGAGCAACTCGGCAATCTGGATGGTGTTGAGCGCAGCGCCCTTGCGCAGGTTGTCACCGGACACGAACAGCGCCAGACCGCGCCCCTCGGGCACTCCCGGATCCTGACGGATGCGGCCGACCAGCGACGGATCGCTGCCCGCGGCCTGCAGCGGCGTGGGCACGTCGACGAGTTGCACGCCGGGAGCGTCGCGCAGGAGTTCCTTCGCCCGCTCCACCGAGATCGGGTTCGCGAACTCCGCGTTGATCGACAACGAATGCCCGGTGACGACCGGAACCCGAACGCACGTACCGGACACCAGCAGGTCCGGCAGACCGAGGATCTTGCGCGACTCGTTGCGCAGCTTCTGATCCTCGTCCGTCTCCTCGCTGCCGTCGTCGACGAGCGAGCCCGCCAGGGGCAGCACGTTGAACGCGATGGGCGCGACGTACTTGTCCGGCTCCGGGAAGTCGACGGCCCCGCCGTCGTGCACCAGCTTCTCCGCGTCGTCGATGACGGCGCGGGCCTGCCCGAGCAGTTCCTCGACGCCGGCGATGCCGGACCCGGACACGGCCTGGTAGCTCGACACGATCAGGCGCTGCAGCCCGGCCTCGTCGTGCAGGGCCTTGAGCACCGGCATCGCGGCCATCGTGGTGCAGTTCGGGTTGGCGATGATGCCCTTCGGCGGGTTCTTCGTCTGCTCGGGGTTGACCTCGCTGACCACGAGGGGCACCTCGGGGTCCTTGCGGAACGCCGACGAGTTGTCGACGACGATCGCCCCCGCGGCGGCGAACCGCGGTGCCTGCTCCCGCGAGAGCGTGGCCCCGGCGGAGAACAGGGCGATGTCGATGCCCTTCAGCTCCTCGTCGGACACCGCCGCAGCGTCCTCCACGACGATCTCCTCGCCACGGAACGGCAGCTTCTTACCCGCCGAGCGGGCGGAGGCGAAGAACCGCACCCGGTCCGCGGGAAAGTTCCGCTCCTCGAGCAGGGTGCGCATGACGATGCCGACCTGACCGGTGGCACCTACGACTGCAATGGTGGTCATCGCTCTACCGTCCTGTTCCGGCGTGGACTACGGCTTCCTCGTCGCCACCGAGTCCGAACGCGGCGTGGATCGCACGCACCGCGTCGTCGAGTTCGGTGTCGTTGACGAGCACCGAGATGCGGATCTCCGACGTGGAGATCAGGTCGATGTTGATGCCGGCGTCCGCGAGTGCCTCACAGAAGAGGGCGGTGACGCCCGGGTGGCTACGCATGCCCGCGCCGACGAGCGAGAGCTTGCCGATGAGGTCGTCGTAGAGGACCTGGCTGAAGCCGATCTC
This genomic interval from Rhodococcus triatomae contains the following:
- a CDS encoding DUF7144 family membrane protein, giving the protein MVEDKTPGGWGVFAALLLLMNGTFTAIQGIVALAAPERLFAGEHTLVVLDYDRWGWVLLIWGVLLAVAGGALLAGATWARVFGVVVAFVNAVGQLTWIGTQPWLSLLLIALNIGVIWGLTAGWPEHRRHAAPTPPAPHTP
- a CDS encoding aspartate-semialdehyde dehydrogenase, which translates into the protein MTTIAVVGATGQVGIVMRTLLEERNFPADRVRFFASARSAGKKLPFRGEEIVVEDAAAVSDEELKGIDIALFSAGATLSREQAPRFAAAGAIVVDNSSAFRKDPEVPLVVSEVNPEQTKNPPKGIIANPNCTTMAAMPVLKALHDEAGLQRLIVSSYQAVSGSGIAGVEELLGQARAVIDDAEKLVHDGGAVDFPEPDKYVAPIAFNVLPLAGSLVDDGSEETDEDQKLRNESRKILGLPDLLVSGTCVRVPVVTGHSLSINAEFANPISVERAKELLRDAPGVQLVDVPTPLQAAGSDPSLVGRIRQDPGVPEGRGLALFVSGDNLRKGAALNTIQIAELLVG